Proteins encoded together in one Miscanthus floridulus cultivar M001 chromosome 16, ASM1932011v1, whole genome shotgun sequence window:
- the LOC136514425 gene encoding GDSL esterase/lipase At2g31550-like, which translates to MARALAAAVAFFLATLLLASTLVTAAPTSGIPAVFAFGDSTLDPGNNNGLATLVRADHAPYGCGFPGAAATGRFSDGKLITDYIVESLGVKDVLPAYRDSGLTVAEASTGVSFASGGSGLDDLTAQAAMVSTFGSQIGDFQDLLGKIGMPQAAEIASRSLYVISAGTNDVTMNYFILPVRTGSFPTIDQYSDYLIGRLQGYIQSLYNLGARNFMVSGLPPVGCLPVTRSLNLASGGGCVANQNAAAERYNAALQQMLTKLEAASPGATLAYVDVYTPLMDMVTHPQKYGFTETSQGCCGNGLLAMGALCTSALPQCRSPAQFMFFDSVHPTQATYKALADHIAQSHITQS; encoded by the exons ATGGCGCGAGCCCTGGCAGCAGCCGTCGCGTTCTTCCTCGCCACCTTGCTCCTCGCTTCGACTCTGGTCACCGCAGCGCCGACGAGCGGCATCCCGGCCGTGTTCGCGTTCGGGGACTCGACGCTGGACCCGGGGAACAACAACGGCCTGGCCACGCTGGTGCGCGCGGACCACGCACCCTACGGCTGCGGCTTCCCTGGGGCCGCGGCCACGGGCCGGTTCTCGGACGGCAAGCTCATCACCGACTACATCGTGGAGTCGCTCGGTGTCAAGGACGTCCTCCCGGCGTACCGCGACAGCGGCCTCACCGTCGCGGAGGCCTCCACGGGGGTCAGCTTCGCGTCGGGCGGGTCCGGCCTCGACGACCTGACCGCGCAGGCCGCCATGGTGTCCACGTTCGGCTCGCAGATCGGCGACTTCCAGGACCTGCTCGGCAAGATCGGAATGCCCCAGGCCGCCGAGATCGCCAGCAGGTCGCTGTACGTTATCTCCGCCGGCACCAACGACGTCACCATGAACTACTTCATACTGCCAGTCCGGACCGGCAGCTTCCCCACCATCGACCAGTACAGTGACTACCTCATCGGCAGGCTCCAGGGATACATTCAG AGCCTGTACAATTTGGGAGCCCGGAACTTCATGGTGTCCGGCCTGCCACCGGTGGGGTGCCTGCCGGTGACGAGGAGTCTCAATCTGGCGTCGGGAGGAGGCTGCGTCGCCAACCAGAACGCGGCCGCGGAGCGGTACAACGCGGCGCTGCAGCAGATGCTGACCAAGCTGGAGGCCGCGTCCCCCGGCGCCACGCTTGCGTACGTCGACGTGTACACCCCGTTGATGGACATGGTCACGCATCCCCAGAAATATG GTTTCACCGAGACGAGCCAAGGCTGCTGCGGGAACGGTCTGCTGGCGATGGGGGCCCTGTGCACCAGCGCGCTGCCGCAGTGCCGGTCTCCGGCGCAGTTCATGTTCTTCGACTCGGTGCACCCGACGCAGGCCACCTACAAGGCGCTCGCCGACCACATCGCCCAGTCTCACATCACGCAGAGTTAG
- the LOC136513882 gene encoding UTP--glucose-1-phosphate uridylyltransferase 3, chloroplastic-like has translation MASRALTPPAPPHLRLHAASLFSPRLPLPHTRAPRCRGGRSRRLLSALPSPSPSPASRSQGVSTAPIEREPPGPAPAPPPPAQQPRRDPAIAAEVARLSAARERFRAARTLRDKLRALDAEPRVAAFFGKESSHGVLGALEPREVLLLKCLVAAGQEHVLGRELDWYGGDGHHEHHHRNGARGGSALRDALYSLAGLVGKWTSEGVVGGEKGSEEMGVLPRLLKFLDNIEEFYDCIGGIIGYQIMALEFLSASDRMHRPSKDKFVDFHVPSGLNLLEDKEHASQAALWGIEGLPELGEIYPIGGAGDRLGLVDSDTGESLPAALLPYCGRSLLEGLIRDLQAREFLHFKIFGGQCITPVAIMTSSVKDNHEHIIAICERLDWFGRGRDNFRLFEQPLVPVVNAEDGKWLVSKSLFPVGKPGGHGAIWKLAYDRGVLQWLQNCGRKGATVRQVSNVVAATDLTMMALAGIGLRCNKKLGFASCERRPGATEGVNVLIEKQNLEGLWSYGITCIEYTEFEKYGIPEPTVTGSSQVSFPANTNILYVDLQAVEEVGSRKNASCLPGMVLNLKKAVSYVNHLGFECSAAGGRLECTMQNIADDFMNSYNYRCSKGIESELNTFIVYNERKRVTSSAKRKLKSEDRSLHQTPEGSLLDIMRNAHDLLSSCSVDIPMVKDNSEYMHSGPPFLIFLHPALGPFWDIIRQKFVGGSVSKGSELQIEVAEFLWKDVELDGSLIILAHNIMGSTKKNKNGEQILHYGSRCGRCRLQSVKIVNEGINWTSPNNVYWKHDVERSESVKIILHGNAEFEAKDVVLKGNHVFEVPDGHRMCIIQDRAGFVVKLDLIRDELMDSGTWHWKYAVDGVHVKLNMVEL, from the exons ATGGCCTCTCGCGCGCTCACCCCCCCTGCTCCTCCCCACCTCCGCCTCCACGCCGCGTCCCTCTTCTCGCCGCGCCTCCCACTCCCGCACACGCGTGCCCCGCGCTGCCGCGGCGGGCGGAGCCGCCGCCTCCTCTCCGCGCTGCCGTCGCCGTCCCCATCGCCGGCCTCGCGCTCGCAGGGCGTCTCCACCGCACCCATCGAGCGCGAACCACCggggcccgcgcccgcgccgcctccCCCCGCTCAGCAGCCGCGCCGGGACCCGGCGATCGCCGCGGAGGTCGCGCGCCTCTCCGCCGCCCGCGAGAGGTTCCGCGCGGCGCGCACGCTCCGCGACAAGCTCCGCGCGCTCGACGCGGAGCCCCGCGTCGCGGCGTTCTTCGGCAAGGAGTCGAGCCACGGCGTGCTGGGCGCGCTCGAGCCCCGCGAGGTGCTCCTGCTGAAATGCCTCGTCGCGGCAGGACAGGAGCACGTGCTCGGCCGTGAGCTCGACTGGTACGGCGGCGACGGCCACCACGAGCACCACCACCGCAACGGGGCGAGGGGTGGGAGTGCCCTGCGGGATGCGCTGTATAGCCTGGCCGGTTTGGTCGGGAAGTGGACCTCGGAGGGAGTGGTGGGTGGCGAGAAGGGGAGCGAGGAAATGGGGGTGCTCCCTAGACTGCTCAAGTTCCTTGACAACATCGAGGAGTTCTACGACTGCATTGGAGGCATCATCGG CTATCAAATTATGGCATTGGAGTTCCTTTCAGCCTCAGATCGCATGCACCGACCTAGCAAAGACAAGTTTGTTGATTTCCATGTTCCCAGTGGACTTAATTTGTTGGAGGATAAAGAACATGCATCTCAAGCAGCTCTGTGGGGAATTGAG GGTTTGCCAGAACTAGGTGAAATTTACCCAATTGGTGGTGCGGGTGATCGTCTTGGTTTAGTGGACTCAGATACTGGTGAATCCCTTCCTGCTGCGTTGCTCCCTTACTGTGGGAGATCTCTGTTGGAAGGGCTGATAAGGGATCTGCAG GCTAGAGAGTTTCTCCACTTCAAGATCTTTGGAGGTCAATGTATAACCCCAGTTGCAATCATGACTAGTTCTGTGAAGGATAATCATGAACATATAATTGCAATATGTGAAAGACTTGATTGGTTTGGTAGAGGCCGTGACAATTTCCGGTTGTTCGAACAG CCTTTGGTACCTGTAGTAAACGCCGAGGATGGTAAATGGTTAGTCAGCAAATCACTTTTTCCTGTTGGTAAACCTGGTGGTCATGGTGCTATTTGGAAACTTGCATATGATAGAGGTGTACTCCAATGGTTACAAAATTGTGGCAGAAAAGGTGCAACTGTACGCCAAGTCAG CAATGTGGTTGCTGCAACTGATTTGACCATGATGGCATTGGCAGGAATAGGCCTTCGATGCAATAAG AAATTAGGTTTTGCATCTTGTGAGCGAAGACCAGGGGCTACTGAAGGAGTGAATGTCCTTATTGAGAAACAAAATCTTGAGGGGCTATGGTCATATGGCATCACTTGTATTGAGTACACTGAGTTTGAAAAGTATGGCATCCCAGAACCTACAGTAACCGGCag TTCGCAGGTTAGCTTTCCAGCAAATACGAACATTCTCTATGTTGATCTACAAGCAGTAGAGGAAGTTGGATCTCGCAAAAATGCTAGTTGCTTACCAGGGATGGTGCTGAATTTGAAAAAGGCAGTATCGTACGTCAACCATCTCGGCTTTGAGTGTAG TGCTGCTGGAGGCAGGCTAGAGTGCACAATGCAAAACATTGCAGATGATTTTATGAACAGTTATAACTACAGATGCAGCAAAGGAATAGAAA GTGAGCTTAACACTTTCATTGTATATAATGAAAGGAAAAGAGTCACTTCATCAGCTAAAAGGAAGCTGAAATCAGAAGACAGATCATTGCACCAG ACTCCAGAGGGTTCACTCCTTGACATTATGCGTAATGCCCATGACCTCCTTTCCAGTTGCAGCGTAGATATCCCCATG GTTAAAGACAACAGCGAGTATATGCATTCTGGACCGCCATTTCTCATATTTCTTCATCCTGCTCTAGGCCCATTTTGGGATATCATACGACAAAAG TTCGTAGGTGGTTCTGTTTCTAAAGGTTCAGAGTTGCAAATAGAGGTGGCTGAGTTTCTATGGAAAGATGTTGAG CTGGATGGAAGCCTTATCATTCTAGCTCACAACATCATGGGTTCAACCAAGAAGAACAAAAATGGTGAACAGATACTGCACTATGGTTCCAG GTGCGGGAGATGCAGACTGCAAAGTGTTAAAATTGTGAACGAAGGGATCAATTGGACTTCTCCAAATAATGTCTATTGGAAGCATGATGTGGAGAGATCAGAATCTGTAAAGATTATTCTTCATGGAAATGCAGAATTTGAGGCAAAAGATGTAGTCTTGAAG GGTAACCATGTATTTGAAGTACCCGATGGTCATAGAATGTGCATCATTCAGGACAGAGCAG